The Sphaerospermopsis torques-reginae ITEP-024 genome has a window encoding:
- a CDS encoding ATP-binding cassette domain-containing protein yields MSKQRGSVDSSLKSAQVSPSVILQTLELTRRFDNFTAVDGLNISVTSGEVFGLLGPNGAGKSTVIKMLTTLLPVSSGKAYLAGYDVTRQPDAVRRVIGYVPQALSADGTLTGYENLLIFAKLYDLPTRRRQQQIKDVLEFMGLEDAAHRLVRNYSGGMIRKLEIAQAILHQPQILFLDEPTVGLDPVARSQVWQLMEQLRIEYGTTIFLTTHFLEEADTLCHRVVIMNQGKEIITGSPSELKAAIGKPDATLDDVFIHYAGNQLVSGVSYSETARTRRTSQRLG; encoded by the coding sequence GTGAGTAAACAAAGGGGAAGCGTAGACTCTTCGTTAAAATCTGCACAAGTTTCGCCATCAGTGATATTGCAAACCCTGGAACTGACGCGACGCTTTGACAACTTCACCGCCGTTGATGGCTTAAATATATCCGTAACATCGGGAGAAGTTTTCGGTTTACTTGGTCCTAATGGTGCTGGTAAAAGCACAGTAATTAAAATGTTAACCACCTTGCTACCAGTCAGTAGCGGGAAAGCATACTTAGCTGGTTATGATGTGACTCGTCAACCTGATGCTGTGAGAAGGGTGATAGGTTATGTACCTCAAGCTTTATCAGCAGATGGAACTTTGACGGGTTATGAAAACCTTTTAATATTTGCCAAGTTATACGATCTACCGACTCGAAGACGACAACAGCAAATTAAGGATGTGTTGGAATTTATGGGTTTGGAGGATGCTGCACATCGCTTAGTGAGAAATTACTCTGGGGGGATGATTCGTAAATTAGAAATTGCCCAGGCTATTTTACATCAACCGCAGATTTTATTTTTGGATGAGCCGACAGTGGGATTAGATCCTGTAGCGCGATCGCAAGTTTGGCAGCTGATGGAACAATTGCGAATTGAGTACGGTACAACCATCTTTTTAACTACCCATTTTTTAGAAGAAGCAGATACTCTGTGTCATCGAGTAGTAATTATGAATCAGGGTAAAGAAATTATCACTGGTTCACCATCAGAATTAAAAGCAGCCATAGGAAAACCAGACGCAACTTTAGATGATGTGTTCATCCACTACGCAGGTAATCAATTAGTATCAGGAGTGAGCTACAGTGAAACCGCAAGAACCAGAC
- a CDS encoding type II toxin-antitoxin system VapC family toxin, translating to MTYLLDTCLISELVAKQPNQKVLDWVDAQVPETLYLSVITVGEIAKGICQLTPSKRKDSLTTWLNETLPNRFEHRILTVDVSTMVLWGNLVASLEQNGRPIPAMDSLIAAIALQHSLSLVTRNENDFAGTGVVIINPWS from the coding sequence ATGACCTACCTCCTTGATACTTGTCTAATTTCTGAACTTGTTGCCAAACAACCAAATCAAAAAGTTTTAGATTGGGTAGATGCCCAAGTTCCAGAAACACTTTACCTCAGTGTAATTACTGTTGGCGAAATCGCTAAAGGCATCTGCCAACTTACTCCATCTAAGAGAAAAGACTCTCTCACAACTTGGCTAAACGAAACCCTACCCAATCGCTTTGAACACAGAATCTTAACTGTAGATGTTTCAACAATGGTCTTATGGGGAAATTTGGTTGCGTCACTTGAACAGAATGGCCGACCTATACCCGCTATGGATTCTCTCATTGCAGCGATCGCACTTCAACACTCTCTATCACTTGTCACTCGTAACGAAAATGATTTTGCTGGTACTGGGGTTGTCATCATTAATCCTTGGTCTTGA
- a CDS encoding HNH endonuclease — MTDYNKHGLSRDIPEDVKRKVRQRCGFGCVICGNAIVQYEHFNPPFTQAKQHDPDGIALLCGGCHNEVTTGFGSKLLVSENSKNPFCLRRGYTAHRLKMENDYPVVVVGTTRWEKTITIFEVFGEPILQIEPPEKAHTPYLITGVFCDEEGNELFRIVKNEWIGSTSNWDITFSGGKVTIRRKLRDIALQLQYKPPSEIIITKINMYYKGARIFGDQNGLRATAPDKSTISIGSSNFKGVSCRTAFSIDYSSVIVGYMCGYTGF, encoded by the coding sequence TTGACTGACTACAATAAACACGGACTTTCAAGAGATATACCAGAAGATGTAAAGAGAAAAGTGAGACAGAGATGTGGATTTGGTTGTGTAATCTGTGGTAATGCTATAGTTCAATATGAACATTTTAATCCTCCTTTTACACAAGCAAAACAACACGACCCAGATGGTATTGCCTTACTTTGTGGAGGTTGTCATAATGAAGTAACAACAGGATTTGGATCTAAACTTCTGGTTAGTGAGAATTCAAAGAATCCATTTTGTTTAAGAAGAGGTTATACTGCTCATAGATTGAAAATGGAGAATGATTATCCAGTAGTTGTGGTAGGGACAACAAGATGGGAAAAAACTATAACTATATTTGAAGTGTTTGGAGAACCTATACTCCAGATTGAACCACCGGAAAAAGCTCATACTCCTTACTTGATAACAGGTGTATTCTGTGACGAGGAAGGTAATGAACTTTTTCGCATTGTTAAGAATGAGTGGATTGGTTCAACTAGTAACTGGGACATAACATTTTCTGGAGGTAAAGTTACTATAAGAAGAAAATTGCGTGACATAGCACTTCAACTTCAATACAAACCGCCCAGTGAAATAATTATCACTAAAATCAATATGTACTATAAAGGAGCTAGAATTTTTGGAGATCAAAATGGATTGAGGGCAACTGCTCCAGATAAATCTACTATTTCAATTGGTAGTTCAAATTTTAAAGGAGTTTCATGCCGTACAGCATTTTCAATTGATTATTCAAGTGTCATAGTAGGTTATATGTGTGGGTATACTGGCTTTTGA
- a CDS encoding DUF4058 family protein, whose amino-acid sequence MQNPFPGMNPYLEQPELWHQVHNRLIVAIADDLTPQIAPQYRVSIEERVYTSVDDIFLVGIADVAVAKRNNNAETGTTLTTTKLAEPSKVKVPMYEEVIERFLEVKATQSREVVTVIEILSPRNKRSKEGRTVYENKRQKILASATNLVEIDLLRLGESLPIIGANKSDYHILVSRSHQRPDADLYSFDLQDPIPVFPVPLRSGENEPVIDLQRLLNEIYERARFDLAIDYSQVLKPGLSSDQEAWVREILMKVLL is encoded by the coding sequence ATGCAAAATCCGTTTCCTGGTATGAATCCGTATTTAGAACAACCTGAATTATGGCATCAAGTACATAATCGTTTAATTGTCGCTATAGCTGATGATTTAACTCCTCAAATTGCCCCTCAATACAGGGTTTCTATTGAGGAGCGAGTTTACACAAGTGTGGATGATATTTTCCTAGTGGGAATTGCTGATGTAGCTGTTGCGAAAAGAAATAATAATGCAGAAACTGGGACAACTTTAACTACTACAAAACTAGCAGAACCTAGTAAAGTTAAAGTTCCCATGTATGAAGAAGTAATTGAGCGATTTTTGGAAGTGAAAGCCACACAAAGCCGGGAAGTAGTGACTGTAATTGAAATACTTTCTCCCAGAAATAAACGGTCTAAGGAAGGTAGAACAGTTTACGAAAATAAGAGACAGAAAATTTTAGCATCTGCTACTAATTTAGTGGAAATTGACCTATTGAGATTAGGTGAATCTTTGCCAATTATAGGAGCAAATAAAAGCGATTATCACATTTTAGTTAGCCGCAGTCATCAACGACCAGATGCAGACCTTTACAGTTTTGATTTACAAGATCCTATTCCTGTTTTTCCCGTTCCTTTGCGTTCGGGAGAAAATGAACCTGTGATTGATTTACAGAGGTTACTTAATGAAATCTATGAACGGGCTAGATTTGATTTAGCAATTGATTATTCACAAGTTCTAAAACCTGGTTTATCTTCTGATCAGGAAGCTTGGGTAAGGGAGATATTGATGAAGGTATTGCTTTAG